The Montipora foliosa isolate CH-2021 chromosome 6, ASM3666993v2, whole genome shotgun sequence genome includes the window ACCACGCATCCTCCTATGACCAAGATCACGACTATATATACTCTTTGGGCACACAAGTTCACATCATTGCATCCGTCGAGAAGTCAAAACGATATTTCACAAACCTATCACTTTCAGCGACGGGCCGGACCTTCAAGCAATTAAAGTTCCAAATAGACGCTGCAGCAACGTGCAACACCATCGCTGCCAGCACCCTGCGCTCTTTCTTCCCAGACGCCAAAGTAAAGCACTCCCCCTACCGCCTACACCTCTATGGAAACTCCAAGCCACTTCATCCTGTTGGTCAGGTGGAACTCTTGTGCGAAAAGAACAACAAGTTTGACACCCTTATCTTTCAAGTCCTGCCAGACTCCTGCATTGGCATCAAGCCAGCACTTCTGTCTGGCAGTGACAGCGAAAAACTGGGCATAATTAGAGTGCACGCGGACGAGACTCATTCCCTTCACTCATCAGCAGACCACAATGCGAGTACCAAACACTATGACCTTCCTGGCACACAACAGCATACAGTACCATGCGAAAACCAGGTGAACCCTAAGGCATGCAACCATCTCCAGCAACTCCACGAGACCACAGCCAGCCCGTGCAATCCACCACCATCACCTTCGGCTCCAATTACTATTCCTTCAAACCGCCGACTTCCCCCGCCAGGCCAGCTGCAACTTCAGGACATCATACGCCAGTATGCTTCGGACACATTCGAAGGCCTTGGCCGGCTTGGTCCACCTGTACACTTTCAGATTGATGACAGTGTCCAGCCCGTTCAGATGCCCGTCCATCGAATACCGGTAGCGAAAAGAGCAAAAGAGAAAGAAGCCTTAGATCGTTATGTGCAGGCAGGCGTCTTGGTCAAAGTACATGAACCAACCCCATGGTGTTCGAATGAATTAATAAGAGAGACACCCAAAAAATTCCGTGTATGCAACGATCCAAGCCAGACGGTAAATAAGGCCATCCAGCGTCCGAAACATCAAATGCCCACGCTAAATGAACAGCTTCACAAGGTTAGTGCAGCCAAGTGCTTCTCTCTAGTGGACGTTAAAGAAGGCTTCCTCCACATTCCCCTAGATGAGGAATCCTCATAGATGACAACCATGCATACCTCATACGGCAAATACAGGTGGCTCCGTCTGCCATTTGGTATTACTAGTGCGCCAGACGAGTTTCAAATGAGGTTGACATCTGCATTGGAAGGCCTGGATGGGATAATATGTATAGCCGATGACATCCTTGTGTATGGGGAGGGCTACACCTTCGAGGAAGCCCAGGCAGACCATGACCGAAGATTCATCGCCTTACTGGAACGTTGTGACCAAAAATCCATCAAGCTCAACGCGGGCAAACTGCGCTTTAAGCTTAAAGAGGTCAAGTTCATGGGCACAATTATCTCGGACAAAGTAGCGGCAATAACACAGATGGCCACACCGCAGAACAAACCAGCACTCCTTCGCTTCATAGGCATGGTTAACTATCTTTCGCCCTTCTGCCCCAACCTAAGCTCTGTGACTCAACCCTTACGCATGTTGACCCAGGACGCTGTACCATTTTCATGGTCCATGGCTCAAGGAAAAGCCTTCAACAAGGCCAAACAACTGATTTCGTCCGCCCCAGTCTTAGCCTATTATGATCTTCGGAAACCAGTTGTCCTCCAGACGGACACCAGTGATAATGCTATCGGTGGCGCCCTTTTACAGCCCAGTGATGACGGCAAACTACAACCAGTTGCCTTCACCTCGTCAAGCATGAATCCTACAGAACAGCGCTACTCTCAGATCGAGAAAGAATCCCTAGCAATCTGCAACTGCTtcgaaaagtttgaccagtgGCTGTATGGCAAGACTGACATTGCAGTCCACACAGATCACCAGCCATTAGAAACCATTATGAAGAAACCACTGAACAAGGCACCAGCCCGCCTACAACGAATGCTTATGAGATTACAGCGTTACCAGTTTACAATAACGTACAAGAGAGGACCGACTCTCTACCTGGCAGACACACTCTCTCGCGCAGCCCTCCCCAACCCCATCACAGCCCGAGTACGGGACTTTGATGTTTTCAGAATGGAGATGGAGTCCGATTACAACACACTGAATCCGAGACTAACGGAGATCACTGAAAACCAGCTACGTGAGGAAACTAGCAAAGACACCACACTGAACACCTTATACAACGTCATTGTCAAAGGGTGGCCAGCAGACAGAGCAAGCATCCCCGAGTATCTGCGGCCCTACTGGACTTATAGGGACGAACTGTCAGTGAAAAATGGCATCATTTACAAAAGCGCCCAAGTTATGGTACCTCACTCGATGCAAAAGGACATGCTTCGCAAGATCCACGCCAACCACTTTGGTGGGGAATCGAACATACGTATGGCACGTGGAGTCCTCTTTTGGTCCGGCATGCGAAAGTCCATCCAAGACATGTGTGATGCGTGTAGTACTTGCGCCCAGTATGGTCATTCTGCACCaaaagaaccaatgaaatcctTACCAATACCAACAGGTCCCTGGCAGATAATCAGTCAAGATCTCTGTGAGCTGGAAATGCAAAGATACTTAGTGACTGTTTGCCATTTCTCTGACTGGATCGAGGTAGACAAGCTAGACAGTCATTGACAAACAAAAGCTCACTTCGCGAGATATGGTGTTCCGGCAATCTGCCACACCGATAACGGTCCACACTTTATCAGTGAAGACTACAGGAAGTTCTCTGTCGAATACGGATTTAGGCATACCACATCATCCCCTTACCACCCTAAGGGTAACGGAAGAGCAGAGGCTGCCGTCAAAGTAGCAGAATCCATGTTAAAAAAGGCTGATGACTTCCACAGCGCCATGCTGATATACAGAAACACACCACCTCAAGGTCACACCTACTCACCAGCCCAGCGCATGCTGCTACGACGCACCAGAACCACACTCCCCACCACCGATCAACTCTTGAAACCCACCATGCTAAACTTTGAACTCGTTGAGGCGGAGATCTCCAAGAAAAGACGCGATAGCAAGACCTACTACGACAAATCAGCTAGTGTCAAACAAAGACCACTTGTCACTGGTACCTACGCTTAATCCAAACCACCTCCGCACCAGCGTGGGAAACCAAGGATCTATGGAGAAGTGCTCACCCATGAAAACCCTCGGTCTTACACAATCCGTACTGCTCAAGGCCGCACGATTCGAAGGAACAGAGTCCACCTGAAGCCTGCTGCCGCGCCCTCCTGCTACCATCCCCGAGCAGCAGTCGGAGCAAGCACACCTCATACATCCGCTTCCCAGAAACTATCACTTGACACTGCAGAGGAAACACAATCCTGTTCACGCCCTTCAGCTCAGCCCCAGCCTACGCCTTTTGGGACACCCCTCCTTCAGACCCTAGTCAATTCACCAATCAAAGGCTCTGCACCAGTTGACCCCCAAGTCCCTGACGCACCCCCTCCGGAGACGCCACCCGAAATTACCCCACCACAGCCCCAGGAGCTGCCAGGATCACCAGTCAAGCAAACCCAGTCTTGACGGATAATTAAACCCCCCGAAAGACTGAAAGACTACGTCACAACCTAGGCATCAGTTTTTTTTATCAGCCTTGACTAAGAGTCTATGAATATACAAACACTTAATATGTAGCTCTCTCATCACCCTATTATGGACAATTGAGTATAGGATACCCGCTGTACTGGTTCCAGGCTTCGGGTTTTGAGTTATAGTTTGTTTTGCCTCCTCgtctttcttttgttattttgtaaAGGGGGGAGATGTTGGTCAGCGGCTACTCGCACGATCATACGTAGGGGAACGTCCATATAGAGCCGCCATATTGTATGCATTACTACGAATAAAGGAAGTTCTGTTACTAATACCGGCTCCCAGACTGATTGCCTCTACTTTGACCTTTCTCGATGTTGGACATCATTAACGGACTCGAAATCAGCACAGCATATAACTCGTAGACTACTTTGCGATGAAAAAAATGACCGCACTGCAAAAATATCTTAAATAGGCAATTACCCATAGAAAATTCCTTGGGGAACAGAGGGCGTTGCGCAGACAAGAATAGATACTCATTACGTCCTTTCATACCAGGGGTTCGAGCATTGGTGGCAAACACCAACAAATAATTGGATTGTGAAAATTGTAACCCAAAAATGATTTGAGGTGTGATGCCTTACAAACCAATTCTCTCTGTGTATTACAATAAATTGTTGTTCCTTTTTACAATCCGATAATTTGTGGGTGACGGAATATATTATTGTCGCTCATTTTTTCGGtgctttttttgtgattttccaTTAGAACAAAAAGTTCTACAGTCCTTATTAAACTTTCAATGCATACCGATCAAGATAACATGCAACTTATATTCTCTAATATTTTAATAACTTCAAGTGTAGTAACAAGTGACTGCAGACGTTAAAACGAACCCAAgcataatagcggagctcccgCAGCGAGAGAGCGGAGCACCTGACGGCTATGGAAAAATGGTTAAATCATCAACTGCGTATTCGATGGCCTGATTTCGTGACATGTAATACCGAAGCTCCGCATTACCTTGACTTTGTTTTCGATGGCTTTGTCCTTCACCCTACCCCCGTGCCGTACCACAGGGATCCCTTTTGGACCAAAAGCTCCAAATCTTAAAAACCCTTTACGTAACTTTCAAGAATCATCTTCGATCCCTTTAACAACCATCTATATTAGGAAAACCACGGGGAAACTTATGTCAGCCTTTCTACCAACGGCAATTATGTCGTCGCCCAGGGGGAATTAGAGATGTAGCAAGTTTCTCGGAGCTTGGAGAACGCCACGACCTAGATGAAGATGCAATGTCTCCGATACGAAGTTACCCGACATCTGGATTGAGGTGACATCCCACTGGACAGGATGACCCggtgtcacagcggatttggacccccccagtccatatccgctagcggatttggacccccccctccccccccccccccccacaaaacATTCCTTTTTCCTAATTTATTCTAACTGCAAGCTTTTAGGTGATGTCCTTTAAGATTTCAACACAAGATCGCGTACTATAATTGACGAAGATGTGTAAATAAAAGGTGTCCCGAAAATCTGGAGTATATTTCGGAACATGAGTTAGTAAGTTATGAAACATTTAACCGCactgaaaaaaacttttttatgGTCGGTGCTTAACAGACCAAGCGCAACGCTTTAAAGAGTATTGTGAGAACGTTTTATTCAAAGTTACACACGTGCGGTACATAAAGACACGCTTTTTTGGGCTTTTGGTGAAAAGCGCTCGATTTCAAAAGCTATTTAGTGAAAAGAATCTAGCCGAAAAATAgaatacaaagaaaacaaaagaaaacaatgcaaTAACATCAGAACATAATTGTTCAACCGTTTAAACCGAAGTAGGCGGAGCAACAGCATTTCAGTTGTGTGGAACACGAACAGCGAATTCCCGATTTTTTTCGAACCTTCGTAAAAATAAAGCCTATTTCGAGAAATTGCGTTGACTAAGTGAAGTGGAAAGGCTTTTGGTTGGAGTTATCGGAAGTTTCGAAAAGTCGAGACTCGAGCAATAGGTATTTCACAGAAGCTTTCACGCATTCAacgtttgttattattttatatttcacCCTTCttcaagagaaaaacaaacaaagaaacaaacgatTTCAAATTTCACGTTTCGTTTTCATTCCAGAGATAAACAACAAACTTACAACTGCAGGTTAATTTAACGAAAATCTTAAATTGAGACGCAATGCTGAGAACAAGATGACGTCTACGCgtatgtttttaattaaaaagtacctacaagttttgaaaacatactttctgaaaaacttttctaaaaacctactttctgaattattatcactttctacaagaaaattatgtaagaaaattatgtatggttatgtttttactgagttttgttaaggggtccaaatccgctagcggatatggaccccgggggtccaaatccgctagcagGTTTGGACCGGGGGGTCCAATTctaggggggtccaaatccgctaggacACCGGAACAAGAATTCCAACTAGATAATGCCAACACAGGGTCGGCCAGtaggattcgctctgacgaagggctaacgctcgaaacgtcagcttttagaatctctgtacggtggccaatttacattatcaactccgttgataaaaccaaatttttgtatactacttccccaccgacgcagcaccagtttctttagaacctacccccttcattcatttgtataCCCATAAGGTTTGCCTCAGACCACGTTGTAGGGTTAatggacaacaacaacaactcgcGCCCGAGTAGTGTTTCATGGACAGACTGGCCAACGAAATGATTTTGAAGGTTCTCCAGCTCGTCTTATCGTCATCAGCCGGGCGTTTCGTGGCTTCACCATAGGTGTAAGATGTTTAACCAGATTGCCGCAGTCTTTACACGCTTTCCACGGGTCGTAAAGCCGCTTACAAACTATATGTGATATATAATATAGGGAGGAtttctgtttacaaacattgacgtcaaatttcttttgatattcaaatttgccaaccaccgAACAAAAGAACCCTTTTCGGCATCCAataaggctctggttggcacattaatatcAATAGGTGACGTCATTGATACCTTCGCTATTGGCACTTTGGTAAGGGTCAAAAGTCTAATGCACAAGTTTGGTttgtgtcttctcattggttttcgtgaagaacaatcaaaagcgtctctaattggtggaTTCATGTTAGTACGAGATGTGAGCAGGTgcagtaaggttcaaatagccaatatTTTGCTATAAGAGCCCTaaggcgcatgttctcctaaatggagtttcccagagccttgggtcgatccaactggtgacgagaatggccTTGACCGAGTTGACATGGCTAGGCGAGTCAAAGTGGTTGCATGGAAAAAGTTGGCCCGGCTAGGAGGGTGACCCAACCGTCGAAAAATGGTGACCTGCCCAGCCCGGTCACCCTTCTGGCCGAGTCAACTTTTTTTCTTATATAAACGGTTCGCCGCGTTTTTAGGAAATGTAAGAAAATTTGC containing:
- the LOC138006058 gene encoding LOW QUALITY PROTEIN: uncharacterized protein (The sequence of the model RefSeq protein was modified relative to this genomic sequence to represent the inferred CDS: deleted 1 base in 1 codon; substituted 1 base at 1 genomic stop codon); translated protein: MDKLRAHYTGSTRXPRSSGSSLLTDRYKFWTSSLGLHESIQEWEVKVRHAGSLCGYGDLSDELCRDKFIFGLSEDNIRTELLKTHIKPDNSEKSLSDVVAKARAIESAKQTNKLIADSSKGIDEHVHWTGLRHSQMKLRREPGTCFWCGDRRGPHPWKLCPANGKTCTSCGGNDHFARVCLEDRKLPSPSIRPTWRPQGRGLQGSQKRDPRTNFRPRDLHYTEMYATAEDHASSYDQDHDYIYSLGTQVHIIASVEKSKRYFTNLSLSATGRTFKQLKFQIDAAATCNTIAASTLRSFFPDAKVKHSPYRLHLYGNSKPLHPVGQVELLCEKNNKFDTLIFQVLPDSCIGIKPALLSGSDSEKLGIIRVHADETHSLHSSADHNASTKHYDLPGTQQHTVPCENQVNPKACNHLQQLHETTASPCNPPPSPSAPITIPSNRRLPPPGQLQLQDIIRQYASDTFEGLGRLGPPVHFQIDDSVQPVQMPVHRIPVAKRAKEKEALDRYVQAGVLVKVHEPTPWCSNELIRETPKKFRVCNDPSQTVNKAIQRPKHQMPTLNEQLHKVSAAKCFSLVDVKEGFLHIPLDEESS